A window of Carassius gibelio isolate Cgi1373 ecotype wild population from Czech Republic chromosome A3, carGib1.2-hapl.c, whole genome shotgun sequence genomic DNA:
atcttgagtacctatagagtagtactgcctccttcataactccaaaaagtctttagttttattatatttataagagatagtctgtaccggtttttcccggaaaaacacgagccgctggaggcgtgacgtgtgggcggagctaaagaatcataataaccgccttgttattattttgtctttaatttgtaacgccaagaaagagttaatctctcatgtttgAGAAGAGCGTGATGCCGTGaagcagccattaaatgtgtgggacaccaactccatttctctttcatttcatggatttaatgagttatccgagtcaaagcggaccacttcaacgactacaggctctaatcctcctgCGCTCGCGCGTGCGGtgtaaggtgtacatgtggaaagtgcagtttgatgacaacattgcatgttgtttacttgatgtgcttacacaccgaagttaacaacacagagatatttgaagcagttttactcaccgcctgcggttccaacacacgatcgtgaccctttttcgttgggactacattatccttaagaaataaacgatgtgcaaatccagcgtcaaactgggccttgtttgtaaaacaagcatcttcgaaatgcagggaacaaacaaaaacacttgcacaactccgttgatgctctgtaaaaataaactccatccactggtcccttaatgctgtttctcttttggtaatctgtgcagggttgtcttgccctggcaaccaaaaacacactccttttgtgacatttggcgacgctctcgctctgatcagtgaagtctgttgtgctctcagtgctctgctatacgggagcgtgcgctcttccggcagaagtgcctcaggacccatataaggaaattccgctccatctaacgtcacacagagccatactcgaaaaaaactttccgaaacttgtgacaaaccggaaggagtatttttggaacagaaatactccttcaaacatacaacttaatttttgaaactttgtccatgtttagcatgggaatccaactctttaacagtgtaaaaaactctgtatgcatgaaatagcatttcaccccccctttaaccactaaagagacatcagagccagcggcacatatcagaagatctagccgaggtgaagctgctctcggcggatacatgaggactggaGCTTTCGCTGATCgagagataaaaaaaacacatttttaaataggcgctgtctttataaataaaccacagatttgagttttaaacaacttaatTCTCCCCTGAAgtacttttaaaacatttcatgacacaataacagcaatattttgaaaatgatctgaataaatgttggttgaactcaaccaatcctGCATGTTTAGTGCCcaaggaactttggagaaagtaccaccttgccagcagggactttctgaggggcatttttttacccggaactttatttagttcttgGTTCCTGCGGAGGAATCACACAGAGTACCgtcccaaagtccctagttcctgggtaaagttcctgcggttaAGGAAAGGGATGTAGATGATTGTGATAAATGATCTGTTCAGAAATACAAAGTGATTTGTATATTCTTATGTGTTGCACTATAAATGTATTGGGCTCTTTAAGAACATGCTCTCCCTCATTGGGTAAACATACAAGGAACACACAAGCGCTGTGACAGTGTTTATGTAATGTCGATATTGTGACATGagctttgtaaataaaatattgcgcTAACATGTGGCCATCACAGTGTCAATTCTTGAGACAGCCTACAACAGCCACCTCCGGTTATGCCCTTTATTTTGCCTCCAGCTAATGCTGTGACTTAATCGTGACATCACCACTAAAAGGGTATATATGACTGAGGTCACTTTTTGTACAAAGAAACTGACACAAGAGGGCAGTGTTGTGCAGCTTGTAGTGTAAAGTGTaagttttaagacctttttattaacagaaataaggactgtgaatacattaaatattatacatttatttatataatacaatgtGTTAAATATTATGAATCTAAAATcttataagttatattttattaatattgcattctAAGCAGGGTCAAAATGAGTTTGAGTGTTCCACTTCTCCCTCTTCTCAGAAAACAAAAGTGAAACTGATTTCCTGTTATTACAACTGTGTGCAAGAAATGGTTAGTGTGTCAAGTGGCAAAAGTGTATTTAGTGATTCTGTAGTTATTTGCAGCATATCCTATTTTTATTTCCAAATTCTAATTCTTAAATTTAATAGAATGTATAGGCTTGTGCTATtgaggacagaaaatagcctcttcaattaaaaaaaaaaaataatcaaaatcaaaTGCATGTACATTCCCTACAAAAACATAAATTCAAAATGAAGATATATTGTTTacactttaaactttaaaaaataaatccatagacTTTACCTCACTTACAAAGTTCTGAACACTAGAATGTATTTGAGGGTTAACCATAAACTTTTCTTGTGATAATCTGAGGGTCTTGTTAAGCTTAgagtgtttagttttgttttgattATATGTATGCACACTGCTTTAAGATCTTGatcacaaaatgaaaaaaaaacgtgAAAAGAAGAAATGACACTCAAACTACATAAGCGTAATGTGAAATCTGCCCTTAAGAAAGCCACTCCCTCTTCTCGAGAAATAAAGTGTACTGATCTTTTTCATTCAACTTCATGCAAGAGATGGTGAGTTAATGCGaggtatttaataattattatcataGCGTCTCTGGAATCTTTTTGTCTATGTTTGTGTAACAAACACCTGTTAATTTTGCTAGCACTATATATAAAGGTAGGCTATTTGCACTTTGCTTTGTCTTtttattgtgctgtttttttaaCCACTCCAGGAAGTGATCGGTTAGggatatttcttaaaaaatggCGCTTTAAAACTCTTGACAAGCTAAAAGAGGtacattaaatttatatacaTTAGAAATTAAAGATATAAACTGTACTGAACGTCAGTGTATTCTCCTCAAATACAAAGAAAGCTATTGTTTGCGGATGTTGCGACTCAAATTATTGACTTTTTATGAATCGACAATGAATGCATATGAGAATGAAAATATGGATTATTACGATCACATTGCAACGGTTGTGatgtaattatatacatatatacgctGCATGTTTTGGAATATCACAGCTTTCAGTTTCGATTCGCAGTAAACGCTACTCTGCATGTAGAATGTGTCGGTAGCAATCTGTTGGGTTTGAACATTTTATaactaaaaaaaatcaacaaacatATAAAGCTTAATAGATCAGTTAATGTATGTTTAAGTTAATGTGAGTTAGAAACGTGATCATAATTTGTTTGTTAATGTTTGCTAATGAACTTATTAATTAATGTTCAATATATAATTTCATGTAAGTAAATTCCATATGATCAAGCAcatatttaaaatctataaatgattttaacagatgttataaaatcattaaaagcTTGTGTTAACAAAGGTTTGATACAGGTTTTGTACaatctttttatattatattattttagaaaaaaactgttttcccatttattcatATGATTTTTTATATGATCCAAGGAATTTCCTGTTTAATTATATACTGAAGAATAGTATAATGTGATTTGTGAGGCAATAAAAAATAGTTTGCACCAAAATTACAATCTAATATCTAATTAACCAGCCACCCTTTACACAAACCTTGTTACATCAACTAAAGTCCAAAGCTCATAAAGATACTAAATGATTTGcaattgtttataaatatttacaaatgatgaatagttttaataatgaaaacgtgaacaaataaagaataagggtgtactcacactgccagtttgaaccgtgcccgagtgcgtttgaccaccaaagcgtggttcgtttgactagtgtgagtgctccgaatcgtgcccgggcgcagctcgattggccggccctggcccgcttggaagaggtgggccagggcacggttcagttggactcgggcgcggttcgcatgcagtgtgagcgctaaccgtgccggggcacggaaaaggacgctttgcatcacggttttgcgacgctccaaaaccaacatggcagggaaagggtcgctttggtctacagCAGAGGtacaaaacgcataaaaaaactaaaaactgcaaagtccttgctgcacttcagctggtatcttGGAAACATCCTCATACAAGCAGCACGATTACgtcactaaggcgacacatctgtttaacaacaggctgtggaccaaacaacacaaaattatccacaaagaaaacagagcgatgcactccattgtgttcagagagcgccgctcttcctgtttatcccgaaaccgtcgcaccataatgacgtaagcgtgctctggcacgaatgctgaaaccctatatgagtgcaggccagagggggagtggggaggggggacaatcgtactcgggcccggttcatggcaaccgtgcctagtgtgagtacaccctaagataATTTGTTAAATGAGTAAACAGAGGTCTACACAAAAAAAGCCCAACAAATGAATATGAACCGAAAGTTTActgacatttgtaagcatttaaatttacatataaaaatcATATGTTAATAATTAGGTAATGTTTAGTAAGTTCATTAGTAAACATGACCGAGAACATTATCTTATATTTCTAGCTATGTGaatattaactaatgatctgttaagcattaatgatttataaattaaagttattataatGTGTTACCATttgttgtttacatttatgcaactTACATGTATTAGACATACactgatttatatttttattctgtgtatttcagaaataccacatttaataccTTGTTGCCTGCCACAACTGTACAAATCCAGTCAAACTAAATCACTGCCGATATACATTTGATGCCATTTACTGTGAGCATACAATATTTTGTTTACAGAGTTGAACAGTTCCCAGTCTCCTGTCACAGTTCTTAACTGAAGACTGTAGTGGATGAGCATTCACCTACAAACATCCAAAATACAGTCAACAACAATATAAATGTCTGAGAGTCAAAGCTGCAAAATGGCAGAAACGTCTGATTACGAAAATCCTTTTACCTGTCCAATCTGTCTTCATCTTCTGAAGGGCCCAGTAACTACAGCTTGTGGCCACAGTTTCTGTATGGACTGTCTCAATGAGTACTGGGATCGAGACGATCAGAAGGGCATTTACAGCTGCCCCCAGTGCAGGCAGTCGTTCAGCCCAAGACCTGTTCTCAGCAGAAGCACTGTGCTGGCAGAAGTTGTTGAGAAAATGACAAGAGAGGCACCAGAAACAGAAACAATCTCTTCTGTAACATCTTTTGCTGTGTCTGGGGATGTGGTGTGTGATGTCTGCATGAAGACCAAATCAAAAGCCATCAAGTCTTGCCTGACATGTTTGGCTTCTTACTGTGACTCTCACATCAAAGCCCATTATATATCTCCTGCATTAAAGTGGCACAAACTGGTCAAAACTTCACCATATTTAATGGACCAGATCTGCTCTCAACATCATAAACCTCTGGAGCTTTACTGTTGCCAACATCAGCAGCTGATATGTGTGCAATGTGCTTTGATTACTCATCAGAACCACAAAATGACTTCACCTGCTTCAAAAAGAGAACAAATACAGGCAAGGAAACTTgtgtctgttatatatatatatataatatgctatttgaccatttaaaatgaaaaattgtcTTATGCCAGTAATGTTTATTTACTACCATTAATATTTACTTACTATTGTTTGGTAACAATTTACATCACAATGAAATAATTGCTTCATACTAAACtgttataccgtatttttcggactgtaagtcacacctgagtataagtcgcaccagtccaaaattatgtcatgatgaggaaaaaacatgtataagtcacaacggactataagtcgcatttatttagaaccaagaaccaagagaaaacattaccgtctccagccacgagagggcgctctatgtcttcagtggtagactacaggagaactgagcagtatagagcgccctctcacggctgtagacggtaatgttttctcttggttcatgtctcttagttcatttctcttggttcatgtcaaattaattttgataaataagttgcacctgactataagtcgcaggaccagccaaactatgaaaaaaagtgtgacttatagtccggaaaatacggtaaattgtCTCACAGGAACAGATGGGGTCAAATCAGAATGTTCTAGAAAGAGAAATGCAGATGCGAGAGCAGAAGGTGCAAGAGTTAAGGAAAGCTGTGGAGGGTTTTAAGGTAAGTGCCCTATGTTATTGCCTTCTGATAAATGGAGTGGATTCCTAAATCTGTGTGCTGCTTAACAAAAGTTTTTCCTGTCATCTTACAGCACTcttcacagacagcagtggaACATAGCGAGAAGATGTTTACTGAGCTGATCCACTCCATGGAGAAAAGACGAGCTGAGATAACAGAGGTGATCAGAGCTCAGGAGAAAGCAGAAGTAAGGCATGTTGAAGAGCTCATACAAacactggagcaggagatcagtGATCTGAGGAAGAGTCATGATGAACTGGGTCAGCTTTCACAGATAAAGGATGACATCTATGTCATTCAGGTAACAGAACTGACCATTCTGCCTTTCTACCACTTCTTACACTTATTCACCATATGTTCATGCATCAAGTGCTCAGCCATGCATATGCACAAGCACATTTACAAAAAGATCTAATGCAATATCTAGTGATAATGTATAATGATCTCTGCAACAAAAGATATAGAGTAAAATGTTGTCTTGCTGCTATTTTATATGCAGAATTTCTCAGCTCTTTCCCTCAAGCAATTTTCAAACTTGAACAACATGTCTGTCAGCCAACGTCTGACATTTGAGGAAATTGAAACAATTGTCAGTTTGCTGAAAAGCCAACTAGATGATCTCTGTGATCAAGACATTGTGAAAATATCAGAGAAAGGTGAGATGACATCCTTTTTTATATGGTTTCATTCATCATATTGAATGAGATTATGTATTTATACAATATCTTCTAAAGAGCAGTATGCCTAagcaagtttcacaatttcaGATCTCATCTTCATAGCACAAACTGCATGGGAACAGTTATTGGCTGAAGTGTAGAACAATAAAAGTTATgagcaataataaaaatgacaattcctTCAGAAAGCACAAATAAGTGTTGTAGTCGCAGTAGAATCATTATTGTGTAGTTGTTGCAGTAGTAGAAAAATAAGTTCTGATTGACTGTAAAATAGGTATATTTAATGTGAAAAGAATACTACATCAATACATTATTTAGACAACTTTTTGTTGCATTGATTTGTCAGATCACCATCTttgatttgtcttttaatttagatttttttttagattttctaaacgaatacattttttattgttaataatgtCAAGCAAAAAAGGATAGCCATAATTTTTCACCATGGTTTATTGTAATAATCATGctaaacaaatatttcattttgttttcataaaagTTCCCACTATCTATATAATGACGAACAATAAGAAGATTGCAAAGTGTAAGTCTACAtgtattttctctttcttttatctTCAAAATAACAATCAGATACACACACTTATATACTGTTTATACTGTTTTTATCTATTTAGATTTGCCATCTCGACCCATGTCCAGAGAAGAGTTTCTTATATGTGAGTCATGCTCTGTATCTTTCCATTGTTGGTcacatatattttaacatgttacAAAGAATAAAGGCAAACAGGATAGGAATAGAGAATACACACCCTAGAGAAGATTTGATTAAGCAATAATACACACAAAGGCAGATTGGTGTAAGACCAATCCTGTTCCTAGAGATGTACTGTCGTacaaagttcagctccaaccctgatcaaacacacttgaaccagctgaTTAAGATCTTCAGTAGCTACTTATATTTACAGACAGCTGTATTGGGACAGGGCTGGACCTGAAGTCTCCAGGTACAGTAAGTAGATTTTCAGAGTTAGACACACTGGTGAAAGACATTCAACTTGGGGTTGTGAAATAACAGGGGTGTGAAATAAAATCATTGCTGAATTTCATAATTAATTTCCTTTTGTCTTTAACAGATTCCACTAATCTGAACCTGGATCCATCATCAGCCTGCAAACAGCTCAGTGTAAACCACATGTCTGTGTCGAGGTGTAATGTTCAACAACAATCTGCTTTCAACTACTCTTATGACAATTATTATAGCAACTATGGCAATCAGCAACGTTCTAACAGTACTTACCAGGTGTTGTGTAAGGAAAGATTATCTGGACGCTGTTATTTTGAAGTTAAGTTCGAGGGAGCAGGTTGCTCTATTGCATTCTCATATGATACTCTTAGTCAAGGCGGGACAAGTTTTATCTTCGGCTCTAACAACAGATCCTGGATATGTGATTTTCCAACTGCTAATATTTGTGTGCAGCACAGTAACCTACAGACTAATATTCCTGTGATCTTTAAAATTGGAGTATTTGTTGATCAAGATGCAGGAACTGTGACCTTCTACAATGTctctgataaaatgaccctcctGCACAGaatccagaccacattcacttcGCCCCTCTACCCTGggttttcatttcagaaatggGAAAATAACTCATCAGTGACAATTTGTGatcttaaaaattaataatcatgTAAATCCAGGGTTTTAGCCTCCTGACTGTTATTTCAGCCCCCTTAATCTATAAtcgccttttcttttcttttattagcAAAGTTTGTTAAAATGTCTGTCTTGAAAAGTATAACATAAACACACTCTGTTATGTCTTAATTAAAggtaaacatttagaaaatattgTATATGTTTCAATATAACCGATCCATGCTTGAGTTCTAAAGTGACAGCATACCTTCTGTTATctatgttaataatattaatcaaacaacaacaaaacaaataatcaTTTACTGctcttaattaaataatttttgtagcTTTATTAGGTATCTGTGTGTATTTACTGCATACATTAATACAATTTTCACAAGCACTGTATAGTACTGTTTAATTTGTACTTTTgatatattgcatttatttgttcttttgcttgtaatttgtttatttgttattttattattgactgtttacttgtctttaatGTTTGAACTTTATATTAGTTAGGCCAGTATTAATGTTTTGTTGTGATCATGAATTGGAATTGGAAAATTGTGAAATTTCACTCTAGTATCTTAAATGTTGGTATCATAAATGTATATAGGTCAAAAGCAACAGAAGCAGAAACTTAATTTGTTTAGGGGGCCAATGAATATTTTGGCAGGGAAAGTAAATGCCCAATATAATGGCCTGATcagctatttatatttatagttaacAGTAACActtattaatacaaaatatatgacAATATTATGTTAGTCAGATGTAtactggagtcgattaacgcgtatacgcgttatgagtcattttctcctgataaccccgaaaagaacttaaattatactttcagttttgatcatacagataagagcaatacatcaatcaaatctgtaaagggtctactttttttgtatacagacataacaacaaaacgttgtgcacttataaaataaagataacaaacaaggtgcactGTCTGCAGCCTTCGTCTGCGCTgatctttatttacaaacaggtcattaaaatgaagtgtaactccgtgaatactcaacgaagagacatgagagagatatctatagaaagcctgacatctCTACTTataactaaacaagtgctgccgaaaataaatattctgtaataaagtaatccatatgaaaacaacgcaaggTCCGTTtttcccttcattatcttctaatgtgacctcGACCCCGCACtgacgtgtaaacattttactagttagactttttccaaatactttttccaaactataattcctgactaaatgtataatcaagtgaaacattatgaagtttcaataacaatatacaattctataccattcaaaagcttgatgtaaataatataaatataacaaataaagataaccctaacaaatgtaaaaacaatgctgttCCTTCagtttattccccctaaaaaacctaaaaaatattctcagctcttttcaacattaataataataataataataataataacaataaatgtttttttttttttttttttgtagaaaataagattgttaaaaggatttcttaaggattgtgtgacttgagtaatgatgcaaataattcagttttaaagtcagctttgattgtttctaataaactgtttaactgctcccccaagtggatattaaattatgttgtgggataattaaatatattcttaataaactacaaacataaaattatatagatttattttgtcctcacattcttttttGTAACTCTTTCTTTTTTGTGACTGAATGGCTCATTATGCATCTCATTATGCggccctttgtcttctcaggtgtaaatcacaatgatattcatcaTCTGATCATCATGTGAGTTGACTGATCTACCTGTACAAAGAGGCATCTCTTAAGTAATGATCTCTTCACAGTGGTTTTGTAAGTTATTAAATGGACATAGAATCCAAAGCAaggcaaaacaaaaatattgtgcaaaatCATATTCTTTATGTGCTTATACAGCAGTGGCGATTTCTTTAAGACTGCAAGGGAAGCTCGGCTTcccttataatgtcacaaaattaaTGGTCAAATATGTACTattgtattaacattttattgaCTAAAAATGCGTTAGAAAACGTTCATCTCAAAGACGAGTTCGTTCAGAATGAGTTACATATAGCAGGTCGGCTGACTCGATTTCCTTCTCATACATTCCCGCAGCGTAACAGTGCATTTCCTATTGAAGCCCAGCGTCCATTGACTTCAATGGGGCTGCTTTGAACGTTTTTTTCAGCGCTTCGAAACTAGACGGTCATTGGATAAACGCTGTGATTATGTCCCGCCCACGGACGCTCAGCGTCTCTGGGGGTGAATTGGGAGTGGGCTGGCCCGGACTGATTGGAGGGTCCTGTCGAAAGACTGCATCTCCTTTTGACTGACAGCGATTCTGTACTATAAGGAATCACTGAAGCTTTACGCGCTCAGTCCCATGGCGGATTTCTCAAGTTCAGTAGAAATAAAAACTGCTGCAAcctatttatttgatatttgctTGTCGAAATTGCTTGATTTTCATCATACATTTCACACAATTATACACCACATTCCTTGTTTCAGTTTTAcagagtttaatatttttttttttagatcgttCATTCATTCTCTTCTTAGAATTAGTCAATCCAGGGGAAATTTGATGACATGAGACAGGTATTTCCAGAGGAGGCCTTCCAAAGTGTCCTGAAAAGTTATGGCCATCACTTTGATTCAGGAAGACTGAGGTCAGAACTTCAAGTCCtgtattcagatcaggacttgCAGGGTAACAGGGGAAAGCTGTGTGACTACTTGGTGTTCCTTAAAAACATGGAGTTGGACAGTACAATGCCTCAGCTTTACAAACTGTTCTCATTAGTGGCAACAATTGGAGCTACATCTGCAGGTGTAGAAAGGAGCTTCTCCTGTTTAAAGCGACTCAAGTCCTACACCCGAAACACAATGGGCCAAGGCCGTTTAAGCAGCCTAGATCAGACTTTCTTTAAAATGGTTTACATAGACTATGAGCCACTCACCAAAGGAGAAAGAAAAGGGATGCGCTATTTTGCGAACATTGCACAGCCTGGCTACACCCCACCTTGCTATAGCACGGTCCGTGACACACTCATGCCACATGCTTTATTAGAGTTGGAGAACAAATTGCGCGTTCTGCTACAGAACTGCAGTGGACTCTCAGTGGCCCTTGATATTTGGACGAGCCGACGATGTCACAGTTTTCTGGGTATAGTGGGAAGTCTTGTAGATGAAAACTTTCAAGGCCACACTGTTCTGCTGAGTTGTGAACACATTCAGGGACACCACACAGCGAAGCACATTTCTGAAAAATATGAGGAGGTCCTGAGACGCTGGAATATTCAGCGTGGTGTTATCAGAGTAGTAACTGATAACGCCAGCAATATGGTAAAAGCCTTCAATCTGCCTGGTTTTAGCGAATTCGGTGATCAGCTGGACCAAGATCTCGGGGACAGGGAGACAGATGGTGAGGGTGATGCTCCAGATGTTGCACTCCTGCAGCTCCATGCAGACCAGCTGGCCATCCAATTGAACATGATGGTAGAGAACTACGTCACAAAATCAAATCTTCACCTAAGATGTCCGATCTACTTACTCCAACTTGCAATTAAAGACGCAATTGCGAAGCACAATGCAATCAATTCAATAATCAACAAGGTTGGGAAAATAGTCAGAACAGTCAGAAAAAGCACACTGAACACAGAGGAAATCGACAAATTAGGCGTTCGTCCCACAACTGCATGCACAACCAGATGGAACAGTCAGTTGCGGATGATCGAGTCGGTGCTGAAAA
This region includes:
- the LOC127943590 gene encoding tripartite motif-containing protein 16 — its product is MSESQSCKMAETSDYENPFTCPICLHLLKGPVTTACGHSFCMDCLNEYWDRDDQKGIYSCPQCRQSFSPRPVLSRSTVLAEVVEKMTREAPETETISSVTSFAVSGDVVCDVCMKTKSKAIKSCLTCLASYCDSHIKAHYISPALKWHKLVKTSPYLMDQICSQHHKPLELYCCQHQQLICVQCALITHQNHKMTSPASKREQIQEQMGSNQNVLEREMQMREQKVQELRKAVEGFKHSSQTAVEHSEKMFTELIHSMEKRRAEITEVIRAQEKAEVRHVEELIQTLEQEISDLRKSHDELGQLSQIKDDIYVIQNFSALSLKQFSNLNNMSVSQRLTFEEIETIVSLLKSQLDDLCDQDIVKISEKVPTIYIMTNNKKIAKYLPSRPMSREEFLIYSTNLNLDPSSACKQLSVNHMSVSRCNVQQQSAFNYSYDNYYSNYGNQQRSNSTYQVLCKERLSGRCYFEVKFEGAGCSIAFSYDTLSQGGTSFIFGSNNRSWICDFPTANICVQHSNLQTNIPVIFKIGVFVDQDAGTVTFYNVSDKMTLLHRIQTTFTSPLYPGFSFQKWENNSSVTICDLKN